From a region of the Alosa sapidissima isolate fAloSap1 chromosome 9, fAloSap1.pri, whole genome shotgun sequence genome:
- the LOC121718339 gene encoding B-cell receptor CD22-like, whose translation MQGKHWNDEEVQRKMNTNAPRNTSVSVSPSGDIEEGSSVTLTCSSDANPPVHNYTWYRRKNESESTWIRQRQTYSITNVSTEHSGLYFCKAENKHGASQSNTTFLDVFYFPRMTSASLTPSGDLQEGDSVTLTCSNDDNPPVHNYTWYRKTGDETALLGTGRMPNLTLNLVPGVDGLYHCDAQNKVGSKNSTAIRILMPGLKTEKYEAPALQQCCQRNHHWFTAGCPAWSC comes from the exons ATGCGCCAAGGAACACCTCAGTATCAGTCAGTCCCTCTGGTGATATAGAAGAGGGCAGTTCagtgactctgacctgcagcagtgatgccaaCCCACCAGTGCACAACTACACCTGGTACAGAAGGAAGAATGAGTCAGAATCCACATGGATCAGACAAAGACAAACGTACAGCATCACTAACGTCAGTACTGAACACAGTGGGCTTTACTTCTGTAAGGCAGAGAACAAACATGGAGCCAGCCAATCCAATACAACATTTCTGGATGTGTTCT ACTTCCCCAGGATGACCTCAGCATCACTCACCCCCTCTGGTGACCTTCAGGAGGGCGACTCagtgactctgacctgcagcaATGATGATAACCCACCAGTGCACAACTACACCTGGTACAGGAAGACTGGAGATGAAACGGCTCTTCTGGGCACAGGGAGGATGCCCAACCTCACTCTTAACCTCGTTCCTGGTGTGGATGGACTTTATCACTGTGATGCGCAAAATAAAGTCGGCTCGAAGAACTCAACTGCGATCAGGATCCTTATGCCAG GACTCAAGACAGAGAAGTACGAAGCTCCAGCACTACAGCAATGCTGTCAGAGGAACCACCACTGGTTCACAG CAGGCTGTCCAGCCTGGTCCTGCTGA